Proteins from one Hoplias malabaricus isolate fHopMal1 chromosome 2, fHopMal1.hap1, whole genome shotgun sequence genomic window:
- the supt16h gene encoding FACT complex subunit SPT16 isoform X1, translated as MAVNLDKEAYYRRIKRLYGNWKKGEDEFGKVDAIVVSVGVDEEIVYAKSTALQTWLFGYELTDTIMVFCESKIIFLASKKKVEFLKQVAITKGNENANGIPPVTLLVREKNESNKANFEKMVEAIRGSKEGKKVGVFIKDKFPGEYMKSWNDMITAEGLERVDISAVVAYTIAVKEDGELNLMKKAATITSDVFTKFFKERVMEIVDADEKVKHSRLAESVEKAIEERKYLGGVDPSTVEMCYPPIIQSGGNYSLKFSVVSDKNHMHFGAITCAMGIRYKSYCSNLVRTLMVDPPQEMQDNYNFLLQVEEELLKELKHGVKICDAYNTAMEYVKKEKPDLVSKLTKNLGFAMGIEFREGSLVLNAKNQYKLKKGMVFSISLGFADLMNSEGKKDEQKKYALFIGDSVLINEEDPATILTPVKKKIKNVGIFLKNDDEEDEDEEGDDAEELLGKGARAALLADRTRSNVIGQNEMTAEEKRRAHQKELANQMNEEAKRRLTEQKGEQQIQKARKSNVSYKNVSQMPREKDIRDMKIFIDKKYETVVMPVFGIATPFHIATIKNISMSVEGDYTYLRINFFVPGSALGRHEGNIFPNPEATFVKEITYRASNLKSPGDTSVPSTNLQNAFRIIKEVQKRYKTREAEEKEKEGIVKQDSLVINLNRSNPKLKDLYIRPNIAQKRMQGSLEAHTNGFRFTSVRGDKVDILYNNIKHAIFQPCDGEMIIVLHFHLKNAIMFGKKRHTDVQFYTEVGEITTDLGKHQHMHDRDDLYAEQMEREMRHKLKSAFKNFIEKVETLTKEELEFEVPFRDLGFQGAPYRSNCLLQPTSSALCNVTEWPPFVVTLDEVELVHFERVQFHLKNFDVVIVYKDYNKKVTMINAVPVNSLDPIKEWLNSCDIKYTEGVQSLNWTKIMKTIVDDPEGFFEQGGWSFLDPESDGSCGEEGSESEMEDETFNPSADEEEEEEEDSDEDYSSETEDSEYSASLGSEEESGKDWDELEEEARKADRESHYEDEETTTSTNRKRKGRSSAPPPSSKKKRRH; from the exons ATGGCGGTAAATCTGGACAAAGAGGCGTATTACCGCCGCATTAAACGGCTCTACGGGAACTGGAAG AAAGGTGAGGATGAGTTTGGGAAGGTGGATGCCATCGTGGTGTCTGTCGGTGTGGATGAGGAGATTGTCTACGCCAAGTCCACTGCCCTTCAG ACGTGGTTGTTTGGTTATGAGCTGACTGACACTATAATGGTGTTCTGTGAGAGCAAGATCATCTTTTTGGCCAGCAAGAAGAAAGTGGAGTTTCTTAAACAGGTGGCCATCACCAAGGGCAATGAGAACGCCAATGGAATCCCACCTGTCACTCTTTTGGTTCGAGAAAAG aacgAAAGCAACAAGGCCAACTTTGAGAAGATGGTAGAGGCGATCCGGGGTAGTAAAGAAGGAAAGAAGGTGGGAGTCTTCATCAAAGACAAATTCCCTGGGGAGTACATGAAGAGCTGGAACGACATGATCACAGCAGAGGGCTTGGAGAGA GTGGACATCAGTGCAGTGGTGGCATATACAATAGCAGTAAAGGAAGATGGAGAGCTGAACCTGATGAAGAAAGCTGCCACTATCACAAGCGATGTCTTCACAAAGTTCTTTAAAGAGCGGGTCATGGAGATAGTGGATGCAGATGAG AAAGTGAAACACAGTAGACTAGCAGAGTCTGTAGAGAAGGCGATAGAGGAGAGGAAATATTTGGGTGGAGTTGACCCTTCAACAGTGGAGATGTGCTACCCTCCTATCATTCAGAGTGGTGGAAACTACAGTCTTAAATTCAGCGTGGTCAG TGACAAGAATCACATGCACTTCGGTGCTATAACCTGTGCGATGGGCATTCGGTATAAATCCTACTGCTCGAATCTCGTACGCACACTTATGGTGGACCCACCCCAGGAAATGCAGGACAATTACAACTTCCTCCTACAGGTGGAGGAGGAATTACTCAAGGAACTAAAACACG GGGTTAAGATCTGTGATGCTTACAATACCGCCATGGAGTATGTAAAAAAGGAGAAGCCAGACCTTGTCAGCAAGCTCACGAAAAACCTCGG gtTTGCAATGGGGATCGAGTTTAGAGAGGGTTCCTTGGTCTTAAATGCTAAAAATCAGTACAAACTGAAGAAAG GCATGGTGTTTAGTATCAGTCTGGGTTTTGCGGACTTGATGAACAGCGAGGGCAAGAAAGATGAACAGAAAAAATATGCCTTGTTTATCGGAGATTCGGTTTTAATCAACGAG GAGGATCCTGCCACCATACTAACGCCAGTAAAAAAGAAGATTAAAAATGTTGGCATTTTCCTCAAG AATGAtgatgaggaagatgaagaCGAAGAAGGCGATGATGCTGAGGAACTGCTGGGCAAAGGGGCTCGTGCTGCTTTGCTGGCTGATAGAACCAGG TCTAATGTGATTGGGCAGAATGAGATGACAGcagaagaaaagaggagagcCCATCAGAAAGAACTTGCCAATCAAATGAATGAAGAGGCCAAACGTAGACTCACAGAGCAAAAGGGCGAACAACAGATTCAAAA GGCCAGGAAATCAAATGTGTCTTACAAAAATGTGTCTCAAATGCCCCGTGAGAAAGACATTCGGGACATGAAAATCTTCATTGATAAAAAGTATGAGACAGTCGTCATGCCAGTGTTTGGCATAGCAACACCCTTTCACATCGCCACCATTAAG aacattAGCATGTCAGTCGAAGGGGATTACACCTACCTGAGAATAAACTTCTTTGTGCCAGGAAGTGCATTGGGAAGACATGAGGGAAACATATTTCCCAATCCTGAAGCTACCTTTGTCAAAGAGAT TACATACCGTGCTTCAAACCTCAAGTCTCCCGGTGACACCTCCGTGCCCTCCACAAACCTTCAAAACGCCTTCCGCATTATTAAGGAGGTGCAGAAACGTTACAAGACCCGTGAGGctgaggagaaggagaaggaaggCATCGTCAAGCAGGACTCTCTGGTTATCAACTTGAACCGCAGCAACCCCAAGCTCAAGGATCTGTACATCAGACCCAACATTGCCCAGAAGAGGATGCAGGGCTCACTAGAGGCACATACTAATG GTTTCCGTTTCACGTCTGTGCGTGGCGATAAAGTGGACATCCTCTACAACAACATCAAGCATGCCATATTCCAGCCCTGTGATGGGGAAATGATCATTGTCTTACACTTCCACTTAAAG AATGCCATCATGTTTGGGAAGAAGAGGCACACAGATGTGCAGTTCTACACAGAAGTGGGAGAGATAACCACGGATCTGGGAAAGCATCAGCACATGCACGATCGTGATGACCTTTATGCCGAGCAGATGGAGCGCGAAATGAGACACAAGCTCAAATCAGCGTTCAAGAATTTCATTGAGAAGGTAGAGACGCTCACCAAGGAGGAGCTGGAGTTTGAAGTCCCCTTCCGAGACCTTGG CTTCCAGGGCGCCCCCTACCGAAGCAATTGTTTACTGCAGCCGACGTCCAGTGCTCTGTGCAACGTGACTGAATGG CCACCTTTTGTAGTGACACTGGATGAGGTGGAGTTGGTTCATTTTGAGCGTGTGCAGTTCCATCTGAAGAATTTTGATGTCGTTATCGTTTATAAAGACTACAACAAGAAAGTAACAATGATCAATGCAGTTCCTGTCAACTCCCTCGACCCAATCAAAGAGTGGCTCAA CTCATGTGACATCAAGTACACAGAGGGTGTTCAGTCTCTGAACTGGACCAAGATTATGAAGACCATCGTTGATGATCCTGAAGGGTTTTTTGAACAGGGCGGCTGGTCTTTCTTGGACCCTGAGAGTGAT